Below is a genomic region from Hevea brasiliensis isolate MT/VB/25A 57/8 chromosome 3, ASM3005281v1, whole genome shotgun sequence.
atttgaaagaaatatagataaataattactatttgatcaaaatgttattcaaaggaataatttgcatgaatgaaaatattgatttctgaatgttatgaattttaaagaatttagaaattttaaattttatttgttatgaattgtcaagcataacttgtattaagttttaaattattagtttgtgcaccactgagttcatcactcagcgatagctttgtatgctgtcgcaggtgaaagaaattataaagtagctgagcaagattactgaaagacatagtgagactatcttcaggtatatcataggtatacccttgtactttagattttgatgtaattctataattatatgtatgaaatttcctttaagcagttgtatcaactcttttgtaatatgtttttggactgtaatcaaatacaaattattgtaatattatcttgagattttatgtacttataaagttttgtactactaaatttttaatgcttccatgaatgtaaatattaattttgttaccttaatgagatatttcaatgtttgatttaatttaaactgtgtattgagttgcttgtgctgatttgtgaaataaaattgattaatggagttgtgattgagaaatatattgggagtgtctttattttcagattttgaagaactgttttctcaaaatacagacggcactctgccaaaatttttgtaaaaattgcggatattttaaatatctaaaaatttgatttatgtttggactttaaataagggtttttaatatctaaaaaaaaataattttgcccaccaatttaaaaatgaatgaaaattgttttaaaatcccttgtagtatatttaatgggttaccagtaggcgaagtacggtaattcattaggtgtactacaggagcatgttacatcttacgaggagtagggtgtgacatgttttaggcaTTATGGAACCGTTATTACATGGAAGAGTGCATGTGGGAAACCCGCAATTCCTTGATACAAAAATATACCCACCTTTTCTAGGTATGTTATGTTTGATTTTTTATGTGCTTGTTTTAACATTCGAGGACAAATGTTCTTAAGGAGGGAAAATGTAATATTTACCATTTTTCGATGTCGAAATATTTGTCTTTAATAGAATATTCTGGTAAAAAGTAAAACTTCACTTACAAGTTACTAGTGGTAAGATGTGATGGTATATTTATGTATGTGTGATGTGTTCAAatgtattttaagaaaaaaagaaaaatgttttaaagTGTTGTTTTGGGCATAAGGAACTTCGGCAGCCAAAAGACAGACTTTTGGAAACTAAAGTCCTTTTTATGATTTGAATGCCCATTTGGACAGAATGAACTTCTGCAGCCGAAAGTATAGATTTTGGCAGCCAAAAGTCCCTCGACTATCAAGGGTATAAGAGGGACCATAGCTCATTTTCTACCCAAAATACTTGGAGcttttcttctttcctctctctctcaacttTGGAGAATATAAGGAGCTATTGGAAGAGATTTCCTTGGATTTTTGAAGATCTGGAGGGagattcttccatttagaagtgTGGAAGAGTAGATTCAAGTTTTGAAATTTTGGTTCTCCCACCTTcaagctccaagaaaagaggtaactttcttttcttcttgatctaatggGTAGATCTAAGAAAGTTGATGAGGAATGAGGTTTCTATAACGtcaatttcatgaaaagttattTTAAGTTAGATTTTTAGGGAAATTTatgcatgttagggttagggttttgtgatttaTGAGGAAATCTTATGTTTTGTTATTAGAATACttatgtttaagtgttatgggccttaaatggctagtttcccTTGATGGATTTAAAGAAATCCATGTATATGCTAAGTTGGGCTTGGGGGAacttaggatttgagtttttGATGAATGCATGTGGGTTTTAAGTATgttttcaagttgttttaggccccAAAGATGCGTAAATGTGATGGGATTGTGTTTTGGAACTTTAAAATGAGTTTGGGTGTTGATGGGAGAAGGAATCTGCAAGTTTTTTACTTAGGAATTTTGGAAATTCTAAAGGTTTGGCTACCAAAAACCAGAGGTTCGATAGCCGAATCATACAATTTTCTCGACAAATCTAGAAATTTTCCAAGTTCAACAGTTAAAGTATAAGACTTCAGTAGCCGAAGTTAACACTAGACAAAAGTGTTGTCCAAAGCCTAAGACTTTGCCAACCAAAGTGGGTTCTGCCTGATTTTTTCTCACTTCTTTTCTAAGGTTCTAAAATATGGTTTCAAGattcctaagggcctagaataggATGTTTATGATATGTATGGATTTTTATAACCTTGTGTAACACTCTAAGGATTGGGCTTGAGGATTCAAGGATAGCTCCCATTCGGGTGAGGTAGTtaataggctacaagaggtgagtaactccAATATTAATAAAATGGAAACTATTTACAAGTACTTAATGAACATCttcatgcatcatgtcatatttattttaggatgtatgtatctagaacacaaagatgttgcataattgcataatttaTTATTGGTACATTGATGGATGTTGGATGACACACTAACTCCCCCCATGTTATGATTATATAatgttatgtatgttatggatccataatgTAAGTCCCATGGTGAGGTCTCTAAGTTGCCCTTTAAGGGAGATCTGTAAGTTGCCCTAAGGTACATGACACAGGTCATGTTTAAAAGGAAAAGTCTGGGGAGTTACTAGTGATAATGTCCATATCACGTGAAATGCTTGTGCTATGAAAATCACATGAATGATGCATTGCAcatgtatgaatgaatgataCAATTAATAATGTTTAGTTTACTCATTGAGTTTGTATAAGCTTGCCCCATTCCCCTAACCCCTAGGTACAGGATTGTAGGACTAGAAGAGTACTTTAAAGAGAAAGCATCAAGGGTAGCTTTAACCTTTTGCTTTATGTATGGTGGTGTTTGGGTAAATTGACATGTAATTTATGAATGGATAGTACTATGATATTGATTAAaggaaatatataatatatttaaatatgatgATGTATATGTTGTGTTAACCCTTGTGAGGCTACGCATGTTGAACCATTACACTTTGAATCTTATGTATGTTAAGATTCAAATTATAAACTATTATTATGTTATAGATGTTTATGTATGAAAGAAAAGACTAAGGTATAATGGTTTGAAGTATATTTAAATAGTGAGATGCAGGAATGTATGTATGTTTCTTAGGTTTTAGGCTTGTTGCGGGTTTCGACAACCTTAAGCTGACTCAAACCCTAGCGCCGGTAATGGCTCTTAGTTTGGGTCATTACACTATAaatcaattctttaatttttctataaGCCCAAGTTTATAGTTTTCTGCAAATGCCAACATTTTCGAGCACAATTAGCCCTAAAAAATCTTATTTACATGATAAAATGTAAATTTTACCATTGCTGCACATATTTACTTTTTGAAATAATCAACCATTAATTGCCTTTACTTTTCAAGCTCAACATTTATTCTGTACAAGTAATCATTAAATtttacattaattaatttcattttctcaaatttcgcaaaattaatttgaagtacaGATCTTGATAATGCGCATCATAGGAGTCAAGAAACCAATTGAAAATTCGTCTTTTATTTCATACTAGTCATTCAGATTAGAAGTTAGATTGGCACATTCATGCAACAAAAATGAGATTTGAGTATTTTTAGCATGCTCTCAATCTAACATACACATAAGAAAAAGGTCATATCTTCTTTTAACAcgttcaatttaaataaaattaatttagtgaaAAAATAGATAATctctcttaatttatttttttaacttatattataaataaaagatattataaataaataaatttatttatttttagagtttattagcTGATATCAGTTAAGATAAATTTGATGGAGTCAAGATAAGATGACTAtggtgcatttctaatttcaaatttaaaatcatGTTCATTTCTCATGCATTACAAACAAGAGAGAAGAGACGCGTAATTTTGGGATAAGAAGCAACCGTGACCTTCACCAAGCGGAAAGTGAAATGCAATCGCACGTACCAAAACAGTTAGTCACACGTGCAAAGCCATCTATTAAGTAGATTGCTGACTGAAATCAGTAACAAGAAGATAAAAGCAGCAGTCATAGGGAAGCAGATTCTATCGCTGGAAGATTCCATTTTCTTCTCAGGTCTGACTTATTTTTACCGGATTTTTTCGGAaattatttaaatgaatttgtgaacgcctttaattttcaattatacttgattttttgttttcttgCAATCTATTTGTGCTCAAAAAGTTCTATGATTTTGGATAATTATTTGATTGTGATTGAGATTCTATTTTCTCGGGAAACAATCATGGCATTAgcagttttctggaatttttttgtTCGATTGTTAATAATAGattaaaaaatgaattatttTGTGATATTCTGCAGGTGAAAAAGGCTTGGAttttgaaaaaaaagaaaaaaaaaaaggaaaaaaagccTTTGATTGTGAGTTGTGATGCCGTACCGTGTTCGGGAGAATCTATTCATCGGAAACATCAGTGACGCGGCGGAGATTCTCCAAAACGGTAGCGCTGAGATCACGCATGTTCTCTCAGTCTTAAGCTCTCCATCTATCTCCTTTTTCACGGAATGGCGGAGTGGTCTTACCATTCCTGCTAAGGAGATTAAGAAGGTATATGTTGGTGGTTCTGAGAATGATTTAGGTGATGGGTCGAAGAGTTCTTTGTCGCCTGATAAGCTTTTGTACTCGTTGGAGTATGCTGGCAAGGATTTGAAGCTGGTGAGGATGGCTGTGCCCATCAGAGATATGGAGAGTGAGGATTTGTTAGATTACTTGGATGTTTGTTTGGATTTCATTGATCGGAGTAGAAAAGAGGGTTCTGTTTTGGTGCATTGCTTTGCTGGTGTTTCAAGaaggtataatttgaatatttatttatattttgttcAACTGAATAACCGGGATGCATTTCATGGGGTTATTGTGCTAATTAGGTTATTTTTAGATTGtaatttttgtgattttctctagtTAATACTAATATGTATGATCAGTAATGTGTAGTGATTCCTCAAATAGAACTTCTGTCAAGTTGTTGTGACTATTGAATCTTTTGATATTGATGTAGAACGAAAATAGAGAGAACATAAAATATCTATTTTCATGCTtagcatagttattaaaggctcaaggcgcacTTAGGTGCCAAGGAATCTTAGAGTCTAGGCGCAAGGCGTAGGCACGCGCCTGATAGGCCTTGCGCCTGAGCTATGTGAGGCgcaaaagtaaaaaaatttaaaaagttcataaaaatcaaataaatgtaatgtttttcttttttttcctttagcATATATCTTGAATTGGGTTTGCTGGTTTGAGTTTAAATGGTTGTCATTTTTGTTAATGAAAGTGCTGACTTAagatagaaataaagaaaacatgCCTTTCTAGAATTTTGTGGCTGGAATAAAggcgcctttaataactatgatgCTTAGCAAACAGTAACTTACCTTTTATTTGGATTGAGGCAaagggagagaagaaaaaagaaatgaaatttgattTCCTTAAATTTCCTTGTTTGGACATTACATTGAAGAGAGAAAAGAGGAGAAAGGgagagaaaagaggagaaaatgcaTTTCACAACTTCTTGCATTTGACCCAAAAGATTTCTCTTTAGATTGGAGGGGAATGGAGTGAAATTAGTTTCTCTCCATATTGGAGGGGAATGGAGagaaattggtttttttttttttttttttaatgaaattactTGTATGTAAATGCAAACATCATTTCCTTTACTCAAATTTCTCTCGTGTTCTAATAATCTATCCAAACATCATAAAGGAAAttagatttcttttcttttctcttcatgtGCCCTACTCAAATTCTCTTCATTTTCCCTACACAATTAAGGATCCAAACAAAGGGTAATTTTTAATGTTCCTGCATGGTAATTTGTATAGGCAAATATCTacagaaaaataagaaaaacaaatctTAACAGAAATAAGAAACAATTCTTTAGACAAATCATTAATAAATTCCCCTAATTGtaaaatttaggttaaaagtatGTCATTAAAAATCATCATGTTGTAGTCCCCTATCAAAATCTTGATGATGTCACAGGTTAGCGATGTAAGTGTGCATGAAGTGAAAATTTTGGATGACTTTGCTTATATCCAATGCACCtccctttatttttaattttaattttttgcttgTTAGAGAACCTTCTATTCAAACACTTGTAGAGATGGTTGTTTTGCAATAAAAGAAAATCAAGGAAAAGAAGCTGATTGTTTGTTGGGCCGCCTGATTTAGTTTTATTTAGAGCAAGAATTCAGGTCCAAATGCTCGATTCTTTCCTATTACATGCCTATGCTCTGCACATACCAATGAGTGTTGATTTTCTTTGTGAAGAGGTAAAACAAGTATTGGTAGTTTAGAGGGAAGAAGGTTTTTTTACCTGTCTATTTGAGTTTTCATGTGCAATTAATAacccttttttttaaaaaaaaaatatagcaatttatatttttctatAATCTTTAACTATATAAAGCTAGGAAAAAAGGGTTCACTCCCTTCTTTTCATGTGTTTGTTGCAGTGCAGCTATCATTACAGCATATTTGATGAGAACTGAACAACTATCTCAAGAAGGTTTGAACAAatccattttattgcattttgggTCAGCAAGTTGGTATATTCCTATGGCCTTCGTTATATGTACTCTGAAAACTGATGGCTTGCTTGTCTGATAAAATGAAAATATCCAAtaccttatttctcccttttccaTTTTCACTTATGCATTTCTGCAGATGCTCTTGAATCCCTAAAGGAAAGCTGCGAGTTTGTTTGCCCCAATGATGGCTTTGTAGATCAGGTGATGCAAGGCAATTTAAAAGGCATGGTGTTTCTAAGGTTTAGTTTCCTGTGTCTTTAGACTATCATCATgctataattattttctttttcctattgcagTTAAAAATGTTTGAGGAAATGGGCTTCAAGGTCAATCATGCAAGTCCAATATACAAGCGCTTTCGTCTGAAAGTATTGGGTACATGTTCTTAGCTCTCCTCCCCCTCCCTCTCCCATCCTCAATGCGGCTGGCCCACATGCAAAATGACTATGATATGACACCACATACAAAAAGGAATTGTTATCCTCACAGATATTGAATGAAATGACTTTTGAGACATCCAGTCTAAGTCTAGCTACATGAACTCTTATGGTATTAAGCTTCAGTATTTTGCATGAAGTAGCTGCTCTTAATCTTGATCTTGTACACATGAGCTTAGCATGACATAACTGATGCATTTGATGCTTTGCTTACTTATAAATATGGTGGTTCTCTTTCCCTAGTTTCTTTTGACAATG
It encodes:
- the LOC110672058 gene encoding uncharacterized protein LOC110672058 → MPYRVRENLFIGNISDAAEILQNGSAEITHVLSVLSSPSISFFTEWRSGLTIPAKEIKKVYVGGSENDLGDGSKSSLSPDKLLYSLEYAGKDLKLVRMAVPIRDMESEDLLDYLDVCLDFIDRSRKEGSVLVHCFAGVSRSAAIITAYLMRTEQLSQEDALESLKESCEFVCPNDGFVDQLKMFEEMGFKVNHASPIYKRFRLKVLGDSYNRGEKIDSSKLGADPGMPTGVSSEISPSPNGENRRTTAYRCKKCRRVVALQENVVDHIPGEGETSFAWNKRRSGNPFNKSDEPECSSLFVEPLRWMSAVEEGALEGKLLCAHCEARLGYFNWSGIQCSCGSWITPAFQLHKSRVDISSV